Part of the Candidatus Methylacidiphilales bacterium genome, ATGGCTCGTTGGTCAGCCCTCATTAAAAAGCTTGGCAGAAGGGTGGCCCATGTCTTGGCTTCGTTTCATATGTCTAGCTGTTTCGTCGTCTCTCATAATGGCAAGACCTTTAGGGTGGGGCTTCTATTTACCACCCCTTTTCAATTCAAAAAAGCAGTCGTAGAGGGGCTGGGAAAGATCGGCTGCCCTAGCGGCGGAAAAGTTGCTGGCGCGGTCATTTCCGGGAACTTGGAATCCTTCATCAACCAAGCTTTAGAAGACAATACGATGTGTGAGGAGAAGGTTGTTCGAGATTTATTAGGTAGCTTGATAGCCGAGTCGCCGGATTGGGAATACCTATTTAAGGTCCTCGCTCGTCACCCCTATACATCCAAGGGCATTCTGGCGTCATGTTTGCTATCATTTCGCAAAGAAGGTCCGGAAGTTGAGTGTGAAGTGGCTCTGAGGCTTGGTCAAATTCTTGCCCCTGATGTCATGAGTAGTGTGGCCTCTAGCGTCGGGAGTTCAGTGTCCGCTCATGCGCTTACTTTGATGCAAAATAGTCAGCCTGAATGTCACTGGGTTAAGGCCCTATTGTCCGCACATAAGACAAATAATGCCTCCCTGTCGGCAAATGTCCCTGGATATGCCCTTAAGAAGCACCCAAACAGTGGCCGTGGAGGTAGATATTTAGGTGATGATCAGGGCCGTTGATTTTCTGGATACAAGCTGACTTTAGCGCGGTGCGAGTTCTCCGATTGGTATTTCCGAGAGGACTTGGTTTTTAGCCCAGATATATCTGGTTCATGACGGTTCCTTGGTGAATGGGTCAGAGGAATGTTCCCCATGACGGGCTTGGACGGTCTTCCACAAGGTATAATCGACTTTGGGACGTTGGGCGCGGCTTTTACAAGGAAAGTCTTACGCCGGGCTGCTTGGAGCGGAAGAACCTGCGACATATTGCTGGGCCTGCATGGTTTCTTCTGTGGAATTATTTAAATTCTTCAACGCTCCCCCACATGAAAGCACACGATACCAACACCAACCGGTTGCACCTGCGGAAAAGAAATTGATCAACAGCGCGGCCAAGAGCATCCATCGAGCGCGCTCGCAAATAATACCCATATCCATATTGTTCGTTGCGGGGGCTGGAGTTCCCGAGTTAGCGGCTGTATCAACGGCCCTTGCTGTGCTTGGCGTAACCACATCTTGCCAATGGAAAAATGAGACTACAGATATACACGTTATTGCTAGGCAAAAGTAGCCTAGCGGTAACAGGTGTATATATTTCCATGCGGCGTAGTTTCGTTTGATGCTGTGCGTGTATTTTTCCGCTAATGCCGATGTTTGTCCGGTCCCAGAGTTCTTTTTGATTGAGGCCAGCTTGACGTCCGCGCTTTCATACTCATCTTTCAGACGCTTCTCCGAGGCGGTTCGGAGCACATTGAGAACGGTGTAGGTTGCGCCAAAGAGGCTTAACAATAGTGCCACCAAAGAATAAATCGGCATCCCCGCTTCCCTCTCCCTTACGCCTGGGCTGTGTTATCAGGTGTGGCTGTTGTTTCGTGCAGGACTTTCCAAACTGCATCAAAGCGATCTTCGTAAAACTTTGCCGTGCTCGCATTGTTGAAAGACACTTTGGCTTTGATTGCGTCGATGGGTGTGTTTTGCTGTAGCCTCACGTGTGGTTTTTCGACCCGGGCCATAATCGAATCACAGACAATAAAGTGCTCCACTTGGTCTTCGTTCCGGGCTTGCGCAGACGAAACTTGCAGAGTGCCAGCGTATTTCTTTTGGGCTGCGGCCAAGAAAGCCGGGATCTCCGTTCCGACAACCAAGATCCGAATTTTTCCATTTGCAGCATGGAGACGCTCGAATGCCTTGGTGAAGGCATCTTGCAGTGTTTCAAGGAAGTAAGTACATCCCCCTGAGAGCATGCGCACTGTTTTGCTAGAGCGATCCAGCATGATCTCGTTGAGTATCAAGGCGTCCATATACGAGTCATTGTCGAACTCCGTCCGGATTTTCTCGTCGATCATCTGGTTGATGACCTTGCGCAGCGCCGAATTCGATACAATGCTCTCGTGATGTTCGTACCACACTTTGACAGAGCCAATGTTGATTGGATGAGAAGGTGTTGCAGGTGCTGTGTGTGTGGCAGACATTTGAGGTTTGGGCTAAATTATCCAACCTGCACAAAACAGTGTAGCTTGGACGAGGGATGTTGCAAGATCAGCATTGTAGGTCAAGCCGATACCGGGCCTGGCTCCGGGGTGGTAGAGGCCAACTGGAGGAGGGGCGAGTGTTGCATTTGCGTGACGGCTCCTAGTTATGCTTGAGAGCCTTGCTATCAGGGTCCCAAGACCTTTGCCACACAAATTGTATATCCCGGCCATTGCCCCTTTGGGAGCGGTAAAGCGAGGGGGTTAATTGCCCCGCTTGTCCCCTCTCTGCAAAATCGGCAGGTGCGCCTTCATTTCCCGGGGTTCGGGAAATAGCTGTTCCATGGTGACCCCAAGCACTTGGGCGATTACCTTTAGTTCGTAATCCTTCAGCGACCGTTGCCGTAGCTCGATGGCGGCCAGGGTTTGCTGGTCAAGGTCCAGGCCGACCAGTTGCAGTTTGAGCACAAAGGCCTGTTGGCTGGCATAGCCCTTCTTGACTCGTAGAGCCCTGATCTTGGGCCCGGCGGCGTTGACGAATCGGTCACCCACAGCCCAGAGCTTGAAGAAAATCGTCCCCTCATTTCACAACAGGGTTTGTAATCCGCCGTTTTTTTGCCACAGTCCGGCTAGTTGCAGGCCGTTCTGCGGTCTCTGCGACCATTCCGCCTCCCTCAAGGGGTCGAGGCGCGCGCCAACGGATGGTGCCCGTATTACGGGTGGCCACCCGCATGGCCGTGTCATAAGAATGTCACGGAGTCCACCAATGGATGTAATAACATCAGGTTATTCACAAAGACCCCTGTTAGGTATAGACAATAAACGGAATCCGCTTTAGTCACGGGAACATGATGAGAAATTCGGGAAAACTGTCCGGCACTCTTCTGATTGTGTTGGCCGGGTTTTCTATGACTGTCGGTTTGGTGTGTGCACAATCGTCGGATGCCGCCAAACCTTCCGAAGTCCCTCCTGGGGATGAGTTCTACGAGGAAGCAGTGGATTGGTGCCCTTGGCCGGACTTCATCAATATCATCTGCTTCCCAGAAGCAGGATACGCCTACATCAACTTCATCAAGTTTTCCGTGGAGGAAAACGGC contains:
- a CDS encoding helix-turn-helix transcriptional regulator; protein product: MGDRFVNAAGPKIRALRVKKGYASQQAFVLKLQLVGLDLDQQTLAAIELRQRSLKDYELKVIAQVLGVTMEQLFPEPREMKAHLPILQRGDKRGN